A section of the Microbacterium sp. MM2322 genome encodes:
- a CDS encoding DUF6992 family protein: MASAKSVTGTVVHRLTRWGTASVVIGGALALFPRTRAFGVQTLMWGAIDAGLAAFTRRQPSVPKKRMLRRILLVNSALDVGYVATGGHLAARTPSFGGRLSPADARGHGLAIVIQGAALFVIDLTAARRL; encoded by the coding sequence ATGGCATCCGCGAAGAGCGTCACCGGCACCGTCGTCCACCGCCTGACCCGGTGGGGCACGGCATCCGTCGTCATCGGAGGCGCGCTCGCGCTGTTCCCCCGCACCCGCGCGTTCGGCGTGCAGACGTTGATGTGGGGGGCGATCGACGCCGGCCTCGCGGCGTTCACCCGCCGACAGCCGAGCGTCCCGAAGAAGCGGATGCTGCGCCGCATCCTCCTCGTCAACTCGGCCCTCGACGTCGGTTACGTCGCCACCGGTGGGCACCTCGCGGCGCGGACCCCCTCGTTCGGCGGGCGCCTGAGCCCCGCGGATGCCCGCGGACACGGTCTCGCCATCGTCATCCAGGGCGCCGCGCTCTTCGTCATCGACCTCACCGCGGCGCGACGCCTCTGA